A single Ziziphus jujuba cultivar Dongzao chromosome 11, ASM3175591v1 DNA region contains:
- the LOC107432680 gene encoding uncharacterized protein LOC107432680, whose amino-acid sequence MAKNPSAYLLFLAILVLTTATSSSATSLNVAVGSQVQVVGRVTCPVRRILPPSGPPVVGVNVSLSCDGDRTSLGQAVTNAGGFYSIALNVGPGILFNTTGCAIFVNLPLANCTALPASGVVRTPLRLLSIVPLTVSQLPLVIDEIRVYLGELLRAI is encoded by the coding sequence ATGGCAAAAAATCCTTCAGCATACTTGCTCTTCCTTGCCATCTTGGTTCTTACCACAGCCACATCCTCATCCGCCACGTCTCTCAATGTGGCTGTTGGATCTCAAGTTCAGGTTGTTGGCAGGGTTACTTGCCCGGTCAGAAGGATTCTGCCTCCCTCTGGCCCACCTGTGGTTGGTGTTAATGTCAGCTTGTCCTGCGATGGAGACAGGACCAGTCTCGGGCAAGCCGTCACCAATGCCGGCGGTTTTTACAGCATCGCTCTCAACGTGGGTCCGGGCATTCTCTTTAACACAACAGGCTGTGCCATCTTTGTCAACCTTCCTCTCGCCAACTGCACTGCTCTCCCTGCCTCTGGAGTAGTTAGAACCCCTCTTCGCTTGCTTTCCATTGTCCCTTTAACGGTTAGCCAACTTCCTCTCGTGATTGACGAAATTCGTGTATATCTTGGAGAACTTTTAAGAGCGATTTGA
- the LOC132800021 gene encoding uncharacterized protein LOC132800021 yields the protein MAKNPSAYLLFLAILVLATATSSSAQILPPFSTLPPVLQNSTNVAQVQALGVLSCTVTGTPIPFVPSPPVVGALVNLSCDGGRTTLAQAVTNTAGFYNVTLNVVQGLLFNTTDCALFVGLPLVNCTIFPPRGVLRIPLGVLTIVPGLLGNVLVLIGQIFRVIGV from the coding sequence ATGGCAAAAAATCCTTCAGCATACTTGCTCTTCCTTGCCATCTTGGTTCTTGCCACAGCCACATCCTCATCAGCTCAGATCTTGCCTCCCTTTTCTACCTTGCCTCCCGTGCTTCAAAATTCCACTAACGTAGCTCAAGTTCAGGCTCTTGGCGTCCTTTCTTGCACGGTCACCGGGACTCCTATTCCCTTTGTCCCCAGCCCACCTGTGGTTGGTGCTCTTGTCAACTTGTCCTGCGATGGAGGCAGGACCACTCTCGCACAAGCCGTCACCAACACCGCCGGTTTTTACAACGTCACTCTCAACGTGGTTCAGGGCCTTCTCTTTAACACAACAGACTGTGCCCTCTTTGTCGGCCTCCCGCTCGTCAACTGCACTATTTTCCCTCCCCGTGGAGTACTTAGAATCCCTCTTGGCGTTCTTACCATTGTCCCTGGACTGCTTGGCAATGTTCTTGTATTGATTGGACAAATTTTCAGGGTGATTGGTGTGTAA
- the LOC132800022 gene encoding uncharacterized protein LOC132800022 — protein sequence MEKHPSAYLLFLAFLVLTTAKSSSASSVNLASGTNVVTAGFVTCLVRRIPPPSGPPVAGTNVSLSCDGARTSLGQAVTNASGFYKISLNVSPGLLFNTTGCTIFVSLLLANCTSLPASGVVRAQLLSGPV from the coding sequence ATGGAAAAACATCCTTCAGCATACTTGCTCTTCCTTGCCTTCTTGGTTCTTACCACAGCCAAATCCTCATCAGCCTCGTCTGTAAATTTGGCTAGCGGAACTAACGTTGTGACTGCTGGCTTCGTTACTTGCCTGGTCAGAAGGATTCCGCCTCCCTCTGGCCCACCTGTGGCTGGCACTAATGTCAGCTTGTCCTGCGATGGAGCCAGGACCAGTCTTGGGCAAGCCGTCACCAACGCCAGCGGTTTTTACAAAATCAGTCTTAACGTGTCTCCGGGCCTTCTCTTTAACACAACAGGTTGTACCATCTTTGTTAGCCTCCTTCTTGCCAACTGCACTTCTCTCCCTGCCTCTGGAGTAGTTAGAGCCCAgcttctgtcaggacccgtctaa
- the LOC132800020 gene encoding photosynthetic NDH subunit of subcomplex B 2, chloroplastic-like, with protein MNWLSNMEKILEEGMQCPDKNMVRIFGCMLEGDARKWWKVEKTRRRHTWDQFKIAFTIEYRPPAYREGRRREFEEIGTLLTGTRAFLAQEIDPVVCTTYCESSWSINHHHIRSRSTFYFTIPTNGSASTRTKGGIGLVINDVSEPGSKGSLLLAEWTVKDVDSDAIDALQVELSCSSGVLDLIYVVTLYPVSMATALIVKNKGRKNVTLTNAILSHFRFKRRNGAAIQGLRGCSYCSHPPLSSRFEILSPAEAMKTEDPGLFAFGYEPEKKPGLWTSQDMPFTILNNKLSRVYVAPPKERLKAFYNTPPSKYETLDQGRELFFRVIRMGFEEIYLSSPGSFSEKYGKEYFICTGPASMLVPLVVKPGEDWRGAQVIEHDNFLIQQNFWSTLGIIAFKDHICHTSTTSFDYHQNSSQ; from the exons ATGAATTGGCTATCTAATATGGAGAAGATCCTAGAAGAAGGGATGCAGTGCCCTGACAAAAATATGGTTAGAATATTCGGCTGTATGTTAGAAGGTGACGCCAGGAAGTGGTGGAAGGTGGAAAAGACTCGTAGGAGGCACACATGGGATCAGTTTAAGATTGCCTTCACCATAGAGTACCGCCCTCCTGCCTATCGTGAGGGCAGAAGGCGAGAGTTTGAGGAGA tcggcacacttcttaccgGTACGAGAGCATTTCTCGCCCAAGAAATTGACCCAGTTGTTTGTACAACATATtgtgagtcttcatggagtatcAATCACCATCATATCCGATCGAGATCCACGTTTTACTTCACAATTCCTACAAATGGTTCAGCCTCTACTAGAACCAAAGGAGGGATCGGTTTGGTCATCAATGATGTATCAGAGCCTGGTTCAAAAGGGTCACTTCTGCTTGCTGAGTGGACTGTAAAAGATGTTGATTCTGATGCCATTGATGCTCTTCAG GTTGAACTGAGCTGCAGCAGTGGAGTACTTGATCTAATCTATGTCGTTACACTATATCCAGTAAGCATGGCTACAGCACTCATTGTGAAGAACAAAGGGAGGAAGAATGTGACTCTTACAAATGCTATACTTAGCCATTTCAGGTTCAAAAGGCGAAATGGGGCAGCAATCCAAGGTCTCCGAGGCTGTTCTTACTGCTCACACCCTCCTTTATCGTCGCGTTTTGAAATATTATCACCTGCTGAAGCAATGAAAACTGAAGATCCTGGATTGTTTGCTTTTGGTTATGAGCCTGAAAAGAAACCGGGTTTGTGGACTTCTCAAGATATGCCTTTTACCATTCTGAACAACAAGCTCAGCAGAGTTTATGTAGCCCCTCCTAAAGAGAGATTGAAGGCATTTTACAACACACCACCTTCAAAATATGAAACTCTTGATCAG GGACGAGAATTGTTCTTCAGGGTAATAAGGATGGGATTTGAGGAGATCTACTTATCAAGCCCTGGTTCTTTCTCAGAAAAATATGGGAAGGAATATTTCATATGCACTGGTCCTGCTTCCATGTTGGTACCTCTTGTTGTGAAGCCTGGTGAGGATTGGAGAGGAGCACAAGTTATAGAGcatgataactt CTTAATTCAACAAAACTTCTGGTCAACGTTGGGAATTATAGCCTTCAAGGACCATATATGCCATACAAGTACCACTTCATTTGATTATCATCAAAACAGTAGCCAATAA